Genomic segment of Lasioglossum baleicum unplaced genomic scaffold, iyLasBale1 scaffold2011, whole genome shotgun sequence:
GatacttttaaataaataggaaataaGAAATCGTATAGAAATTAAGACGTAGAATTATTTTACTTCGACATGCCACGCGTCGTtgagtaattttaaatttgatatctctcgagtgcaaagggttaaacacgaATACGTAATCCTCAGTTTCTCGATTTTTggttaaattgaaatattacgCGAGAAGTAAGAACGTTGAAAGATTCACTCTCACCTTAAAAATTAAGCGGGAGTTTATTTTTCACCGCCTTTATATTAAaaactttttctaaaaattcaCATCGTTTAGAAATAGAGTATTCAGAGCAATTTCCATACCTCTACAATTACTCAATAGATATTACAGATTGAAATCCgtctaaaatgaaaatatattacaatttGAAGAAAACATTGCAATATAAAATGAACAACTACAAGTGGAATCGAAACAAGAATactttaaaaacaaataaagaGCCTAAACCAAGTAACAAAAGAATAAGAATGTACACAAACCATTAAACAGTGTTATCATACATTGCACATCccaaaatttttcatatttaaaaattacacgTAAAATTCCGGAAAAATTATGGTCGAGTTATCATCCAATGCAATATCAGCAGTGAGAATTAGAAAATAAACTAAAAACACGATATCAAAGTACTCGTAAATCATGTTCGAAAGAGACCTCGAGAAACTCGCAGCGGGCAAACACCCCATAGCATGCGGTCCTTGAATTATTGCACGCCATCGTGTTCGTTCTTGCACGCCACGGCACCCCCGTTCGATTATTTACCCCGTGGAAAATGATAAACGCACGGATACACGTGTATCCACACGCTCGATTCCGTGTCTCGTAAGTTCCACGAGGGTGACTCGGCTCGCTAATAAAGATCGCAACCCCCGGGCAGTTCTTCTTCGCCGACAATGCAATTGGAATCGCTCCTCGGGGAGCGGCTCGTCCCTTCCACGGACACGTGGGCGGCACGGGAGTGGTCCGTTAACGGATCCCCAGGGTAAGGTCCGTGAAATCCTCCTGCTATGGTGTTCCACGCTGGTGGAGAATTCGAAAAGTTGGTCCACGCGAACACAGTGAAACCGCGACGTAATTGAGACGAACGATTCCCCGGCTCCTCCAGCGGAAATTCCTCTcccgttttatttttttcatccCTCTGTGTACCACTGACGTCGCGTAAGCATTTCGGTATGTCCGCATTACGGCGGGAGTTAAATGTAAATTAGGCGAACCGTGGTATACCGTGTAGAAGGCACGGAGAAATTACAGGATGTACTTCTTCcgttcttttctctctctctattttctccttttttaaacGACCGAGGATTATATCCTTCTTTGCACAGTCTTCGCGTTGTTTGGTTATTCCTTTAGAACCTGCAGGTGACGGTGGCTAGCGTCTTGtttgagaaatttatttctcttctCTTTGGCTTTCGCGGACGGTGTTACCGGATGCTTGGAAGCGaggttgaaaatgatctgaactGGAATTATAATTGTTTTCTTCTACTGGCAGCTTTTATTAAAGTTCGAGTAGAATAGAGGAATTATGCGAAGAGATTTCGAAGGAAAATTGAATAAAGTATGAAGATACGTTGTTAGGATGAAATTACGTTTTTCCAACTGAATACCGTGCGTGCATGATGGAAAGATTACTTCGGAGAAGCGAACTTATCGAATTTTGAAAGGATACGTCGTAAGTAAGGAAAACACTGGTGTAGACAAGGAGTCTTGTAACCGACGGAATAATGAAAATGGAGCTGATTCCagagggaaaaaaataaaaataaaaacagagaCAAAAACgtggaatgaaattttttcataaGAGGCTGCATTTTCGAAGAAATTGAGTTTGAATATTTGATGGTTTGTGGTTGCTGTACTTGTATCGGCGGAGTGGGGGTGATAGTTCACGGCGAGATCCGCAAGATGGAATCGTCGTTAGGTGCGCGCGCTTCGCGTAAATATTTcaaatcaattttctcgaaagtaaAGCCTCGTATGAAAAAACTTTATTCCACGTTTTTTccttacttttttatttagaaTCGCTCCTTCCGCGATTGTGCCAGCGGTTACAAAACGTTCTGCTGTATTCCTCGGTAAATAAAACACTTTATCGACTATAAACAAGCGAAACTCTTTTGCATCGGACTTTCCTGATTAAAAAAAATTCGTGTCTCGCTTTTCTCTTGGCTATTGACATCGTAGACATTGCAATTTATCTTTATGGGATTCTTTCTTTGACCCTCCCTCAAAATCTACCTCTCTTATCTTCGCAACCTTGGGAATTTATACCTTATTAACCCTCTTCTATCAGTTTAGGCATCTAAAAGGTATCCTTTTTAGTTCTCCGATTCCTCTTCGACCCTCTTACTTCTACGACCTTATAAATCTGGACCTTTCGACCTTCTTACGTCTAGAATCTTACAATGCTGCAACGtctatcgatttttttttatttaaatacgccTCCATTCAGCGAGTTGAAAAAGCTTCGTGGCAGAGGTTCAACTCATTCGTACCGGGGTTCATCGTTGATTAATGAACGAAATTCACTAGGAACAAGGGGATGAAAGCAAGCAGACGTACGATCGAGTACGTGTACGTTAACAGAGCGTTTCTTTCAGCGAAGTTTCTGCTTCCGTGTACTGACGAAATTGGACGCGAGATTAACATCGTCTGCCTTGAGTCAACCTATGCGAACACACAGACAGAAACTAAAGTTTTAGCAGGAAAGCCCTAAGTTGCAAGAAGGGTGCGCCAGTGTGTTTCTCGCGTTAAGTGCTGGATCCCTGCAATGGTCAAACTAATTTCGACTTAATGGTAGCCGGGTAGAGACTTTTGATATTTTGCATGGGATTGAGACGTTTAGAAGTATCAAAAGAATACTATAAGCTGCCCGAATCATGCCACGAAAGCTTCGTTAATACGTCGATTTGgggaaatataaatttcaataaatttacaggattattttttaattcatttgaACATACTGTACCTATATTttatccaatttttatttcacttctaATATTCTTGATGCCTTCTAgatcttttaaaaaataaatgaatttaaaacGAACGGAACACCTTTAAGAAATAAATATTACCCTCATTTGGAAATAAAaagatttgtttctttttttgatgctgaataaaaattaatttgaaacaaAGAATGTAGATACCACTAAAATCGTAATAAAATACTGTGTCAAAATACTGTACTATTAACCTGGTTGTAATTCCATTACAAATTCCATTAATCGTTGTTGAACTAGCTTCTGTGGTAAGTAAAGCGAATAATGATAGTGCAAATGTTGAATTAGTTTCGCATCAATGAATGTAATTGGTTACGTTTCACCTATTCAACGATTCGATTATGTCGGTCAACTATGTGAAATTTAGTCGCAAAGGACGAACGAGTTACATAAAATTATTCGAATTGAAAACACATGAAGTCAGACGGGAGAAATATGGCTTGGATAAGAAATATGGTAGTTTATTGATTACTCCCATTTCTGTTTAAAGACAAACGTGGCGAACAAACGTTATTCAAAAACGAACTGTCACTACATCTATGAGACCTagcaattaaaaaaatgtacaagAACGAACAATCTAGCATAATCTGCTGCCACTTCGTTAATACTAATTTACATCTTGCTAATGAAAgaaacacatatatatatatatatatcaatatgACATCAATTCTGGAATTAAAgacagaaatataaaatagataaGTTAAAAAGTCTGCGATAAAAGAGTATCCATttaaatatcaatgacctttaCGTATAGTACTAAAGAGATGCGTTAAGAAATACTGAAAATCTTctctaaaaaaatatttcaagacgTATAAATGCAGGAACGAAATATAAAAATCGTGAGAAAAGGCACAAGTATTTGAATTGTACGTTTTATCACTGGTAAAAAGGCTTTCAAGTGCGATCTCACCTTCCTTCTTGCCAGATCTCGtacgcaatttcgatgacaatTAGACGGTTGGTCTACTTATAACGTTCGTCATAGTTTGCTGACTGAATAGTTCTGATTGTACAGCATTCAGGAACATCGGCACGCTGTGCTGTTGTTGCAGGTGTTGCTCTACCAACGTGCCAAGCGTCGCGGCGAACGCCGTCTCCAGGAGGTCTACTCCGTCGTCTCCGATTTTGAAAAACAAGAAATCCTCCTGTGACTCGGCGTACTGGCTAAATAACTTATATCGACCGTCCTTCATCCTGTCCACTCGCCAGCCAAACAACAGGTAACAAGCTTGGCGATACTCTTGCGACAATGATTTGAAGGCCTCCTTGAGGCGAGCAGTTCTGAGCTCGTGTGTTTGTTTCATCTCTTCTAtttctacatataaaaaaaaaatgaagcgtGTGGTGCAGAGTAAAAGAATTAATTGCGAAGTTTAGGAAATAAAATGTGTAACATGAAGGAAATTTACATAAAGGAAAACACATAaaggaaaaaaatgttattaatacaaaatgataatgataaaaaatcgggaatgaaataaaaagtgAAAATCGATGCGTAGTGCTACTCTAGATTTCATTAAGTCAACCCCTTGCCTGATTTGAGGTCCGATGTCGCGTGCCATGAGCAACAGCACAGTCGGTcactcgtcaaaccgtttcgtCCGAACCCCGCAAAGAATAACACGGAACTGACGAGTTGAAACCTGTGAGAGACTGTTTACATTGGACCACGTCTAACCACGCCTCTCGTCAAGGCCACTTCCCGTGAATACCCGACTTCCTTACCGCGAGTCGCACAACGATACCGTAGGCGAAGGGGTTAACAATGAGCGACTACGTTACATGTACATGACGACGACCTTCCTAATCGAACATTACAGGTAAGTGAAACGTCCTCCTCTACTACTCACGATTGctatattttacaaaattgtttCTATGATATCCTTGTTATTTCGAACACTTTAGGCATATATAAATACTCAgaactatttttttattattttattttttacgtcATTTACTACATTTTATTTTCCTTTAAGCTATTGAGCAGTTGTCTATTCGTCTATATAAAGATACACAATGCAATTCAATTGATTTGAAATTCCAGTACAATTATGCCTGATTTTATTTTCCttagataataattataacgATAATAATTAAGAATTACCTTGCACTTGGAGGGAGGATGACGACGTGCCGTCTCCACCCTGCTGCCCTACTTTTGCCCTTAGTTCCTCCAGTTCGCGTAACAGTGCCTTCTGCTTCTCCTCTGCTTTTTGTTCCGCTATAGCAGCAGGATTCATAGTGAAGTGAAGTACACGCGCGTTGCAATTGAAGTCGCCCTTCAGTGCTCGATGCTCTAATTCACCTTTCAATCGCTCGACTTCTTCCCGTAACTTATTACACTCGTCTGCTTGACTATAGCCCTCAGCGGCTTGAAGATCGCCTTctaatttagcaattaattcCCTGAAACCGTAGATCTCTTTAGAAATCGTGTTAACGTCGCGAATGAAAATTTCCAAATAGAATTTGATATTACCTATAATCATCTATAGTGCGTTCCAATGCAGGTATCCTTTCCGTTATTGCGCTATTGGTGTCTACCGTTATCTCCTTCTCATACAAGTCTAATTGTTGTCGGTAACTATCTCTCTCCCTTGTAACAAGGATCATCTTCTTTTGCAGCCTGCTTACTAACTTGTTCAATTTTTCCTTGGAAACTGTCACATCCATGGCCAATTTTTTAGCATCTTCATAATTCTTCGAAAGAGTGTGCGACTCTCTCAACGCAGCGTCGAGTTTCGATTTCAGCTGTCCTTCTTCCGCCTTTAAAACTAATTCAGCTTGTTGCAATCGATTCAATTCACGTTTTAAAGCAGCTGGTCCACCAATAATTCCAATAGATTCGTACTCTGTTAAACGTAATGAAAGCTCGGTTTTTTTTGCTTCAAGGGTAGCTACTTGCTGTTCTACTTTTTCTGTATGTTCTAGTCtataaaattacaaatatatttaaagATATATGATGAGGTCAATAAGTAAACAAATAATGAATGttcataaaaaataaaacaaacaaataCCTTTTCATTACATTAGCCATTTGCTCTTCTAGAAGTAACTTCCCCCGAACAGATTCTCTTAGCGACATGATGGTTTCTTTTGCGGCGATGAGTTCTTTTTCTAGCTCATTCGCTCTCGCTGCTTTCGCAGCTAATAACTTTCCTTCCTCGCATAACGCTCGTTCTGATTCTAGTCTCTCAACTCTTATTTTTGTGCTTTGAAAGTCTACATTTTGCAATTCTAATTCCTGCTGTTTAGTCTGATATTCTTTTAATTTCTCTTCCAGTTGTGTTATTCTCGTTTGTGCTGCATCTAATTTTAACTGTGTATCAGATACATCGGAAACTTCCTTCATTACTGGTTTACTTTCATGTATCGATGCATGTTTGAGATCATCTGATAACTTTGAATTTTCATTCATTAATGCCATTACCTTCTGTTCTAAATTCGTTTTTACCTAGAAACAATATACTTTGTATGTAGAACATacaaacaaaaatattaaaatgattaatttaattaaacataGTCACTATACTTGAAACAATTCTTTTTCTGCAGCAGCTTGTGCTTCATGTGCATCCTGAATTGTTCTACGAGAAATATCTAGTCGTACTTCCAactgttttattatttgtttatcccTTTCCACCTGCATCTCTAAAATACCTTTCTCCTTTTCAAAAACCTCTTCCATCTGTCTACGTATTTTATGAAGCTGCTGTATAGCAGCCTCCTGATGAGACAatcttgtttttaaagatacaacctaataaaataaatatactcCTTTGATATTATccttttctaaatatttatatacaacaCTAATTAAAGATATATTACCTCTCCTTTTAATCTTCTCCATTCCCATGGACTATTTGGCACACTAGTATCTAAGTCACTCCTATTTAAACTAGAATTATTAGCGTCACTTAGTCTTGGCTTTTTAGGAGAAATATTACATCCATCTGGGTCAAATACTGGAGATGGGAATGCAGTACCCGATAATCGCAATGACATAGTGCTACTACTATTACTCTTACGATATGCTTCAGAACCAGATCTTAAGTCTTTTATCATTTTGATAACACTTGTTGGATCTTTGTCACTCATCtataaaaaatagaatgcaaattaatgcaaattatttcttaaaataacaCTTGAACTTGTATTTATTACACATGTATAGtagttataaaattatatatatattatcactaattatatttaccttaataaatttattatactgTTGTTGTACCGAAATTCAAATACGGATATAACTGCTATTTAAGTGAAATTCacgtatataaatatacattgaAATATGACatttataatattgtaaataCTACTATAAATTATCTTACTAcatgtaattacaatttttactgCACTATGTACTATTTCATCAAATAAAAGTGATAAATTAAATTAAGAAATAaagatgcaataaaattttcgataaatttgAAGTATCATTACTGTTATACTTTAAACAAACGTTATATCGGAACACAAATATTGCGCGGCTACGAAATATCCCGTATGACGACACAGGGACAAGATATTCTGACCGCGTTGATTACCCCTACTTTTCGTAGTTACAAATAAATTTTCTAAGACTTCGTGCTCACTTTTCCGAATCAAATAGTACCTGGTTTTGGGGGTAAATCACTTCTAGTTTTTGTGATGTTTAACGTTAaggttattatattaatttatctaAAAATATATAACTTCCTCCATCATCAATGAACGTAACGTGATTAACAAGATGTCTGTTCTTGACCGCGAACTTTATTTTGCCGCAGATTCAAAATCTGTTAGAACAAAATTTCTTATACTTTCTCAATTATTCTTTAATCGTACGTTAAATGTAATTCTACTTCTGACTGACTTTCATATACATTTTGTAAAAGTTAAATTTAGTTGTTATTCTCATATTTAATTGGAATTCTATTTGCTAATTCTAATCTCAATGTATGATGCCATCATTTCATCTCTCTCAGCCTCAGGTAGAAACTACTCTCTTTCTTCGTTACGCAATGGATTCGTTAATATGATTACGTCAACCAGTAATAATAAAGCATGTGACACAAGGATAAACACGATTTAAAATGCAGCCTAGAATATTGGGTATCAATAGAATACTAGACATTCCTTTGCGTAGATATCTCGTAGACAAATGTAATACTATATTAACAAGTACTATTTAGTACACAATACGACTGTAAAGTTTATACTAGCGGTAACTAAGAAAGTTACGATGAATGTACTTTAGCTAGTGTGTTCGTGTAGTAGAATTATTATAacacaatttttacttttaccaaaATTAGCGTAAACCTATCTTCTTTTAacaaacaaatataaaataaaactttttaaaatatatatatatatatatatatatttctatcacAAATATTTTCTAGGCGAAGAATAGTATATCTAACATATACTATAGCAAAAACATGGCGCATGGAAGAAAAGTTACTATGAAATTCTCATAAGAGTAATCTTGCTATATACCATGCAGTAAATGTAATATGATTGGTGAAGAAAGTATAGTACTTTATTCGAGATcatatattttgtaaatttataCTAGAAACTAACCAATAAAGACATAGCAAAAATAATTGTATTGTCATATAAAGTCTATTTAAACCccaatgaatattttaaacaaattaagaaaaataaagtctgataataattcaaattaatccaaatatttaataaaattaaataatgaatatataaaaatatgaataGTAATCCTTTGTAAATATTTCTAGGTTGTGTTAAACCACTTGTATCATAGTGCGGAAATTCGCACATTCTGTTCATATTattctataaataaattataaaacacTTTAATGgtataaaatgagaatttgatttttttgtacattatataaaataaataatttaataatgcgcgtaatatatatgtgtataaatTTATTAGTCAGCATATTATCATTGACTCGTGGGGTTAGTATACTTTTATGTTTCTattaattttgaatatttcgTCACGTTTCAACAAAACATTCGTTAAAATTTTAGAGTGAACTCGATTATGATAGTTCGTTACATTTAAGACTATGGCATGCATTTAATGATGAGCCAGAGCCCGCTTTTATAGAACGAGGTAACATTACAGTGTCAAGTGTTCGTAGCGGTGCCTCCGCTATTGGACAAAATGGATTGTTACAGAGTCATATAGGTCAGTTAAAAAATCTTGCCAAATATGATGGTAAATATAGACTTCATGTAGTAGCCCGTACCTCTTCAGGAAATGAAGTAACATTTTTAACTTCTATACCAGCGGTAATTGTATATCTTTCACTATTTGTACTTTATACATTCATATTTTACTTATGATCATTCCTTTGCTTACAGTGTTATCTTCTTGGTTCTGATCTTGAAGATCTTATAACAATTTGGTTGGATAGTACAGCAGAGCCAATAGCTGTGAGCGTGTCATCACCTGGTCCTTGTAGCATACAGACTCCATTTACAAATATGTGGACAACTAATGTAATTATTAAATACCCCGATGGTGGGCCAACTCCAGATACTGCTACATATATACAAAAACTTGAACGTGAGAGAGAAGCAAGGGAAAGAGGAGAGGCAAAAGATAATAGATCATTCCTTGCGAGATATGTAGGTTTCTTGTTGCAATCGATActtagatattttattttgtaaaatacaATGTACGCATTATACTTTGTATTTCAGTGGATATACGTTGTTCCTGCATTGATCTTCGTTGTACTAACAGCAGCAGCAAACCCAGAAGCTGGAGCAGCAGGTGGTAGTGCCCAAAGATAGTAATTTAGAGCGTATGTGGTGTCTCCAGGAGTGTTTGTGAAAactgtttatttataaatttacaatGTAATTTCACAATTACAGTTGTAAAACCTATGATTGTATCTTCTgctgaataaattttatgatttacttaaatttctttatttatattttatttttccattttaataCTTACACTTTCGAATAAAGTGCAACATTAAAATTGCGTGTAATGTAATATGTACTAGCATgttataacatattttcttcCCAAAGCCAACTGTTACAATTATACAGCATTTACCATGTATAGTATAGTACATCAGGTAAAGTTCATAGGTAAGGCAGGAAAAGATCAATAATCTACCCCCAATGAACAAGGCCACAAACTGTTACCATTATGCATTGGAAAATGCGTGATCATTCGCGTTGAATGTAACATGGCAGCGTTTTCTTTGAATATTCAAAAACACGTGGAGCCTGGACTTGTAAGTTCCGGTAAATTCGATGGTTCACATGCTTGTCTAGTGGCTGTAACTTACGGTGGAAATATTTTGGTACATAGCCCTCACAGGCAACCGCAAATAATCGGTCACGATCACGAACAGTCGGATAGAAAATTATCCTGGAGCGGAGAACTTGCGGAACTTCAGATAGGGTCTGaggtataattaattaattacgaaTTTTATACAAATCTACTAAGGCTCCTAACgttacaatttaattaatatctACATATATATCGCTAGATTACAGCACTATGTACCGGTCGACTGAATGACGATGAGAGAGATGTCGTCCTAATTGGAACCGCAACTCACGTTCTAGCCTACCATATAGAAGACAACGCCGATATGTTTTATAAAGAGGTATCCTAATCAAATTGAACACGTACAATTCGAAGAGAACATGATAATTATATTGCTCTCGCGATTAGATGTCTGACGGTGCAAGATGTATAATTATCGGCAAGCTGAGTTGGCTACCTAATCAAGTTGCAATCGTTGGTGGCAATTCTTCTGTGACAGTCCTGGACTCGCAAGGTACAGAAATATTTTGGACAGTGGTAGGAGGTGTCGTCACTTCTTTAACGGTTTTTGACTTTGATGGAGATGACGAGAACGAGGTAAAATAATTCGAAAAAGCTTCAAGCTCGAGGAATAATCGTTTCTtcgataccaatttttatttttattaatcttACTGTTTCTTCTAACGATTAAAATATATAGTTGGTGATTGGAACGAAGGATTTCGATATAAAGGCGTACAAGCGGGACAATCTGATCTGGGATGTCAAAGAAACAGCCCCAATTACTACTTTAACCGGCCTCCCTAACAGAA
This window contains:
- the LOC143221172 gene encoding mitotic spindle assembly checkpoint protein MAD1-like, yielding MSDKDPTSVIKMIKDLRSGSEAYRKSNSSSTMSLRLSGTAFPSPVFDPDGCNISPKKPRLSDANNSSLNRSDLDTSVPNSPWEWRRLKGEVVSLKTRLSHQEAAIQQLHKIRRQMEEVFEKEKGILEMQVERDKQIIKQLEVRLDISRRTIQDAHEAQAAAEKELFQVKTNLEQKVMALMNENSKLSDDLKHASIHESKPVMKEVSDVSDTQLKLDAAQTRITQLEEKLKEYQTKQQELELQNVDFQSTKIRVERLESERALCEEGKLLAAKAARANELEKELIAAKETIMSLRESVRGKLLLEEQMANVMKRLEHTEKVEQQVATLEAKKTELSLRLTEYESIGIIGGPAALKRELNRLQQAELVLKAEEGQLKSKLDAALRESHTLSKNYEDAKKLAMDVTVSKEKLNKLVSRLQKKMILVTRERDSYRQQLDLYEKEITVDTNSAITERIPALERTIDDYRELIAKLEGDLQAAEGYSQADECNKLREEVERLKGELEHRALKGDFNCNARVLHFTMNPAAIAEQKAEEKQKALLRELEELRAKVGQQGGDGTSSSSLQVQEIEEMKQTHELRTARLKEAFKSLSQEYRQACYLLFGWRVDRMKDGRYKLFSQYAESQEDFLFFKIGDDGVDLLETAFAATLGTLVEQHLQQQHSVPMFLNAVQSELFSQQTMTNVISRPTV
- the LOC143221174 gene encoding ER membrane protein complex subunit 10-like yields the protein MRVIYMCINLLVSILSLTRGSELDYDSSLHLRLWHAFNDEPEPAFIERGNITVSSVRSGASAIGQNGLLQSHIGQLKNLAKYDGKYRLHVVARTSSGNEVTFLTSIPACYLLGSDLEDLITIWLDSTAEPIAVSVSSPGPCSIQTPFTNMWTTNVIIKYPDGGPTPDTATYIQKLEREREARERGEAKDNRSFLARYWIYVVPALIFVVLTAAANPEAGAAGGSAQR